A region from the Neurospora crassa OR74A linkage group V, whole genome shotgun sequence genome encodes:
- a CDS encoding WD domain-containing protein: MADNSNSTSTPLGVKSSSSLNTSNNIPPIPSSPPPRSAAKERRNPSITPRKFRRFFTPRVIANNHPSASQRALRDLAGPLIERSHTPSSPLRPISEEEIPDVLPSLQDGQRSSKRRKITHASTPKRAEASHVSHLPSPAATSPALLSTPELKHDRLGSPIHSIRKLPSQLALDGDEAESEESDDDDDGQELPTTRRRPNRAPIQLDRRGLGAQLVQRVTGGMPGAGNRSLSCPVSDWRSETADFYSRREDAHFMNSHEGHPRSIPFCTTSCNTKNLVAVGDEEGYVRLLDTQNEFSQINMSFQAHGNAIIDMAFSDDDLLLATASGDQTGKVLDFVTQQPISILGHHTASLKQVRFQPGRGANSVLATTSRDGSVQIWDLRCRGGPVQDVAIRSEAGLHARLPRTPNPGCVVNSIYDAHSRIPQKQARNLLPGASNVDVARIGEVPGRLGEVSVTALQFLPPGREHLFLTACEADASVKLWDIRAVHTSRHHKYSTPVSFTAPLPSHANWRPFGISSMALGGDGSRLYTLCKDNTVYAYSTAHLVLGHAVELTAARPGEEPPRRRHHNHGTAHEGLGPLYGFRHPLFHATSFYVKSAIRPAKNGHSELLAVGSSDGAAVLFPTDERYIKEAFAWQRQHPNQEDDESYLVGEPTSCIPVTPARPRLTRSATTSLLPSSSLMSMSSSSGGGGRPGTSSSASLFGIKGGHHHSSNTPIIRRGTPLVRGHEKEVGALTWTLDGSLVTASDDYLVRCWREGREEAADLRTGGETGGRRWGCGWADVGDQWDGDVDDW; the protein is encoded by the exons ATGGCCGATAACTCCAACAGCACTTCAACCCCTTTGGGAGTTAAGagctcgtcgtcgttgaacaccagcaacaacattCCCCCCATTccgtcctctcctcctccgcgaAGCGCAGCCAAGGAACGTCGAAACCCGTCCATCACCCCCCGGAAATTCAGGCGCTTCTTTACTCCCCGAGTCATAGCGAATAACCACCCCAGCGCTTCCCAAAGAGCTCTTCGTGATCTAGCCGGTCCTCTCATAGAACGATCTCATACTCCATCCAGTCCTCTCAGGCCCATCTCGGAAGAGGAAATCCCAGATGTGTTACCGAGCCTTCAGGATGGCCAGAGAAGCTCCAAGCGTCGAAAGATCACTCATGCTTCAACACCCAAGAGGGCTGAGGCATCGCACGTATCCCACCTACCCTCTCCTGCAGCCACATCCCCAGCCTTACTTTCGACTCCCGAGTTGAAGCACGATCGTCTCGGCAGTCCGATCCATTCTATTCGGAAGCTACCATCCCAATTGGCCCTCGATGGAGATGAGGCTGAGTCGGAAgaaagtgatgatgatgatgatgggcaaGAGCTGCCAACCACACGACGTCGGCCAAACCGTGCGCCTATACAGTTGGATCGTCGTGGATTGGGAGCTCAACTGGTGCAGCGAGTGACGGGTGGTATGCCTGGTGCCGGAAACAGGTCTTTATCATGCCCAGTTTCTG ACTGGCGGTCGGAAACGGCGGACTTTTATAGTCGCCGAGAAGACGCCCATTTTATGAACAGCCACGAAGGACATCCTCGCAGCATCCCATTCTGCACCACAAGCTGCAATA CCAAGAATCTTGTTGCTGTAGGTGACGAAGAAGGGTATGTGCGTCTGTTGGACACCCAGAATGAGTTCTCTCAGATCAACATGTCGTTCCAGGCGCATGGCAACGCCATCATTGACATGGCCTTCTCCGACGATGACTTGCTTCTTGCCACGGCTTCTGGTGACCAAACAGGCAAGGTATTGGACTTTGTAACGCAGCAGCCCATTTCGATCCTCGGTCACCACACCGCATCCCTCAAACAAGTCCGTTTTCAGCCGGGCCGCGGCGCCAATTCTGTCCTTGCTACAACTAGTAGAGATGGCAGCGTACAGATTTGGGATCTCCGTTGCCGAGGCGGTCCTGTGCAAGACGTTGCTATCCGCTCAGAAGCTGGCCTTCACGCTCGTCTCCCTCGCACCCCTAACCCTGGTTGCGTTGTTAACAGCATCTATGATGCCCACTCACGCATTCCCCAGAAACAGGCTCGCAATCTGCTACCCGGCGCCAGTAACGTCGACGTGGCCCGGATAGGCGAGGTACCTGGTCGCCTTGGTGAAGTCTCCGTCACGGCTCTGCAGTTCCTTCCTCCTGGCAGGGAACACCTCTTCCTCACTGCCTGCGAAGCCGATGCCAGCGTCAAGCTCTGGGACATCCGCGCCGTGCACACCAGCCGCCACCACAAGTACAGCACGCCCGTCTCCTTTACAGCACCCCTGCCCAGCCACGCCAACTGGCGCCCCTTTGGCATTTCCTCCATGGCCCTCGGCGGCGACGGCTCCCGCCTCTACACCCTCTGCAAAGACAACACCGTCTACGCCTACAGCACCGCTCACCTCGTCCTCGGCCACGCCGTCGAGCTCACCGCCGCCCGTCCCGGCGAAGAACCCCCGCGCCGCCGGCACCACAACCACGGCACCGCGCACGAGGGTCTCGGTCCGCTTTACGGCTTCCGCCACCCGCTCTTCCACGCAACCAGCTTTTACGTAAAATCCGCCATCCGGCCCGCTAAGAACGGCCACTCGGAGCTCCTGGCCGTCGGCAGCAGCGACGGCGCCGCCGTCCTCTTCCCCACCGATGAGCGCTACATCAAGGAAGCCTTTGCCTGGCAGCGCCAGCACCCGAaccaagaagacgacgagtcGTACCTCGTCGGCGAACCCACCTCTTGCATCCCCGTCACGCCCGCTCGTCCTCGCCTTACCCGCAGCGCCACCACTTCCCTTCTGCCTTCATCATCACTGATGTCcatgtcttcttcgtcaggaggaggaggacggccGGGAACTAGCTCCTCGGCAAGCTTGTTTGGCATCAAGGGCGGTCATCACCACTCATCAAACACACCCATCATTCGCCGCGGCACGCCGCTCGTGCGCGGACacgagaaggaggtgggCGCGCTTACGTGGACGCTGGATGGCAGCTTGGTGACGGCCAGCGATGATTATCTCGTGAGATGCTGGCGCGAGGGTCgcgaggaggcggcggattTGAGAACCGGTGGTGAGACgggcgggaggaggtgggggTGTGGATGGGCGGATGTGGGAGATCAGTGGGATGGGGATGTTGATGATTGGTAA
- a CDS encoding AdoMet-dependent rRNA methyltransferase spb1: MAIQKKHGKGRLDKWYKLAKEKGYRARAAFKLIQLNKKYGFLEKSKVALDLCAAPGSWCQVCAETMPTNSIIIGVDLAPIKPIPKVITFQSDITTEKCRATIRSHLKTWKADVVLHDGAPNVGTAWVQDSYNQAELALHSLKLATEFLIEGGTFVTKVFRSKDYNSLLWVCNQLFAKVEATKPPSSRNVSAEIFVVCRGFKAPKRIDPKLLDPRSVFEDVAGPAPNNEAKVYNPEVKKRKREGYEEGDYTQFKEISASEFINTVDPIAILGQYNKLSFEQPKNGDVALAALDKLPETTEEIRLCCADLKVLGRKEFKLLLKWRLKVREIFGFPSKKTQKAAVDEEVAVVENMDEELRIQEELQRIKEKETSKKKRERRRENEKKQKEIVRMQMNMTAPMDIGVEQEGPRGEGAMFRLKTIDQNAALNKIAKGKMAVIKETEKPKDYDFGSDGETDESDEEADRLEEELDNLYDQYRERKAAADAKYRAKKARKENGDDEWEGVSGDEEKGSDDDDDEELEVDSSDDDSDSEDGESGKKLITDLDGQPEEKDGLSKRAKNFFSQGIFAEIPGLLEEPESEEEEAQEAELVEAVEDLKVTKKEKKEAKETKAKSKKAAEESDDDDDFEVVKNNEDDDWENVEKKKKNGRPDIDIITAEAMTLAHQLATGEKTSYDVIDDGYTKHAFKDRDGLPDWFLDDESKHDKPHKPITKAAAQAIKEKLRAYNARPIKKVAEAKARKKFKQAQRLEKLKKKADMLAGDDGMSEKEKAASISKLMASVAKKTRRAPIKVVKAAGSNKGLQGRPKGVKGRYKMVDPRMKKELRAMKRISKKK; encoded by the exons ATGGCGATCCAAAAGAAACACGGCAAGGGCCGTCTTGACAAGTGGTACAAGCTtgccaaggagaagggttATCGTGCCCGTGCCGCCTTCAAGCTGATCCAGCTCAACAAGAAGTATGGATTCCTCGAGAAAAGCAAGGTCGCTCTCGATCTTTGCGCTGCGCCCGGT TCGTGGTGTCAAGTCTGCGCCGAGACTATGCCGACAaactccatcatcatcggtgTCGATCTTGCTCCCATCAAGCCCATCCCCAAGGTCATTACCTTCCAGAGCGATATCACCACCGAAAAGTGTCGCGCAACCATCCGCTCCCATCTCAAGACATGGAAGGCCGACGTCGTTCTTCACGATGGTGCGCCCAACGTCGGTACTGCTTGGGTCCAGGATTCGTACAACCAGGCCGAACTTGCCCTGCACTCGCTAAAGCTGGCCACCGAGTTCCTTATTGAGGGCGGTACGTTCGTCACCAAGGTGTTCAGATCCAAGGACTACAACTCCCTTCTCTGGGTTTGCAACCAGCTTTTCGCCAAGGTCGAGGCTACGAAGCCCCCTTCGTCCCGTAACGTCTCCGCCGAAATCTTCGTCGTCTGCCGCGGCTTCAAGGCCCCCAAGCGCATTGACCCCAAGCTTCTCGACCCCCGCTCCGTTTTCGAGGATGTGGCCGGCCCCGCCCCCAACAACGAAGCCAAGGTGTACAACCCCGAAgtcaagaagagaaagagagagggttATGAGGAGGGAGACTACACCCAGTTCAAGGAGATCTCTGCCAGCGAGTTCATCAACACTGTCGATCCCATCGCCATTCTCGGCCAGTACAACAAACTCAGCTTTGAGCAACCCAAGAACGGCGATGTAGCATTGGCTGCCCTCGACAAGCTCCCCGAAACGACCGAAGAAATCCGTCTCTGCTGCGCCGATCTCAAAGTGCTCGGCAGGAAAGAGTTCAAGCTTCTCTTAAAATGGCGTCTAAAAGTACGGGAGATCTTCGGCTTCCCCTCCAAGAAGACCCAGAAGGCAGCTGTGGACGAGGAGGTTGCGGTAGTGGAGAACATGGATGAGGAGCTTAGGATCCAGGAGGAGCTGCAAAggatcaaggagaaggagacctccaagaagaagcgcgaGAGGAGGCGCGAGAatgagaagaagcaaaaggagATTGTCCGCATGCAGATGAACATGACTGCGCCCATGGATATTGGTGTGGAGCAGGAAGGTCCCCGTGGTGAGGGTGCCATGTTCCGTCTCAAGACTATCGACCAGAACGCTGCCCTGAATAAGATCGCCAAGGGCAAGATGGCCGTTATCAAAGAGACCGAGAAACCGAAGGATTACGACTTTGGCTCCGACGGCGAAACCGACGagagcgacgaggaggccgaTCGTCTGGAGGAAGAGCTCGACAACCTGTACGATCAGTACCGGGAGCGGAAGGCGGCGGCCGATGCCAAGTACCGtgccaagaaggccaggAAAGAGAACGGCGACGATGAATGGGAAGGCGTATCTGGCGATGAGGAGAAGGGtagcgacgacgatgacgatgaggaaCTAGAAGTGGACAGCAGTGATGATGATTCCGACTCAGAGGATGGTGAATCTGGCAAGAAACTTATAACAGATCTAGACGGCCAGccagaagagaaggatggTCTGTCCAAGCGGGCCAAGAACTTCTTCAGTCAAGGTATCTTTGCGGAGATACCAGGACTTTTGGAGGAGCCAGAatctgaggaggaggaggctcagGAGGCTGAGCTTGTTGAGGCTGTGGAGGACCTCAAGGTtaccaagaaggagaagaaggaagccaaggaaaccaaggccaagagcaagaaggcggccgaggagagcgatgacgacgacgatttcGAGGTTGTCAAGAACAACGAGGATGACGACTGGGAGAAcgttgagaagaagaagaagaacggcaGGCCTG acatcgacatcatcacCGCCGAGGCCATGACCCTCGCCCACCAGCTCGCGACCGGCGAGAAGACAAGTTACGACGTCATCGACGACGGTTACACCAAGCACGCCTTCAAGGACCGCGACGGTCTTCCCGACTGGTTCCTTGACGACGAGTCCAAGCACGACAAGCCGCACAAGCCCATCACCAAGGCCGCAGCGCAGGCCATTAAGGAGAAGCTCCGGGCCTACAACGCCCGTCCTATCAAGAAGGTGgccgaggccaaggccaGGAAGAAGTTCAAGCAGGCCCAGAGGCtggagaagctcaagaagaaggccgataTGCTTGCCGGTGACGATGGCATGtcagaaaaggaaaaggctgCTAGCATTTCGAAGCTCATGGCGTCGGTTGCtaagaagacgaggagggcgCCTATCAAGGTTGTCAAGGCTGCTGGTTCCAACAAGGGTCTCCAGGGCAGACCTAAAGGAG TCAAGGGCAGGTACAAGATGGTGGATCCTCGTATGAAGAAGGAGTTGAGGGCGATGAAGAGGATTTCCAAGAAGAAATAG
- a CDS encoding GTPase-activating protein GYP7: protein MTQIKKMTSSITPPVTDISTSTSTSTSAVPTSRPQPSSPTGSYYAMSDDEEGDYNTITHTSMGRGVKLLYTKSKVYIHPTPSAKDNIPGYIALLQQRNQHRDDRPVSSSSRDPSNTPASSDLLLAWVPESQLGEAANLYVKVDLCDGDSPPKQSYLVPPPPTVTTHRGSVGPYAFAIPVSAIYSLLIRPPSVGWWWGSIIINSRGGDSFPALFFHDSECQSTILQKKKRTADTFDPFGEAGQMFWGGDEVLRWLRRYVQIERSGAEPNMYLVEPSKEDSVAFGGKPTTNTATQAGSSRGGPGGANAKDQDAGMDPFVKLIKEAGWNLMEKFSKVTTFTRQAANDVLDNPRVPPQMRRLLRNPEVQTLQDEFDSARIYLARWAMGIAEQSDRDRNRRIWTARDVMELEDTDVGEFELVDGANSLSLEERRRVLTLKEWNSFFDEESGRLSVTVDEVKERIFHGGLDPEDGVRKEAWLFLLGVYDWYSTADERKAQAASLRDAYIKLKGAWWERQVDLGGEGEEGEWWREQRNRIEKDVHRTDRNVPIFAGEDIPHPDPDSPFASTGTNVHMEQLKDMLLTYNEYNKGLGYVQGMSDLLAPIYAVLQDDALAFWAFQHFMDRMERNFLRDQSGMRAQLLALDNLVRFMDPKLYAHLESADSTNFFFFFRMLLVWYKREFEWADVLRLWEALWTDYLSSGFHLFIALAILERHRDVIMTHLKHFDEVLKYVNELSTTIDLESTLIRAEALFQRFRRLVEAIDRKDHFPGPRRPLSTASSSSVSAALADAEGSKSSSPPLPPRPQSGPRTASSPSAATTKDNKGKTTATATAEEDKAIVEKIVTPALRKLLSREVEIIRAPAREGAGYPTRERA, encoded by the exons ATGACACAGATCAAGAAGATGACGTCGAGTATAACCCCACCCGTTACGGACAtttcaacatcaacatcaacatcaacatcagcag TACCGACTTCGAGACCACAGCCTTCATCACCCACCGGGAGCTACTATGCCATgagcgacgacgaggaaggcGATTATAACACCATCACTCACACCTCCATGGGGAGAGGGGTGAAACTCCTATACACCAAGAGCAAG GTCTACATCCACCCGACGCCATCCGCAAAGGATAACATCCCCGGCTATATCGCGCTTCTCCAACAAAGAAACCAACACCGCGATGACCGCCCcgtctcctcgtcctcgcggGATCCGAGCAACACCCCGGCATCCTCggatctcctcctcgcctgGGTCCCCGAGTCTCAACTTGGCGAAGCAGCCAACCTCTACGTGAAAGTCGACCTCTGCGACGGCGACTCGCCACCGAAGCAATCCTACCTcgtccctcctccgccaaccGTCACTACGCACCGCGGCTCCGTCGGGCCCTATGCCTTCGCCATCCCCGTCAGCGCCATCTACAGCCTGCTGATCCGCCCACCGAGCgtgggatggtggtggggcAGCATCATTATCAACAGCCGAGGCGGCGACAGTTTCCCGGCCCTTTTTTTCCATGACAGCGAGTGCCAGAGTACCATtttgcagaagaagaagcggacGGCCGACACATTCGATCCCTTCGGCGAAGCGGGTCAGATGTTCTGGGGCGGCGATGAAGTGCTCCGGTGGCTGAGGCGGTACGTGCAGATTGAGCGGAGCGGGGCCGAGCCGAATATGTACCTAGTCGAGCCGTCAAAGGAGGATAGTGTTGCATTTGGGGGGAAGCCTACAACAAATACGGCGACACAGGCGGGATCTTCGCGTGGAGGGCCAGGTGGCGCCAATGCTAAGGACCAGGACGCCGGCATGGACCCGTTCGTCAAGCTGATCAAGGAAGCGGGCTGGAATCTGATGGAGAAGTTCAGCAAGGTGACCACGTTTACCCGCCAAGCGGCCAACGATGTTTTGGACAACCCGCGCGTGCCGCCGCAAATGagaaggctgctgaggaACCCGGAGGTGCAGACGTTGCAGGACGAGTTCGACAGCGCGAGGATTTACCTGGCAAGGTGGGCGATGGGTATAGCGGAGCAGAGCGATAGGGACAGGAATAGGCGGATATGGACGGCGCGGGATGTCATGGAGCTGGAGGATACGGATGTGGGCGAGTTTGAGCTGGTGGACGGGGCGAATAGCTTGAGTctggaggagaggaggagggtgttgACGCTGAAGGAGTGGAATAGCTTCTTTGATGAGGAGTCGGGGAGGCTGAGTGTTACCGTTGACGAAGTGAAGGAGAGGATCTTCCATGGTGGGCTTGATCCTGAGGATGGAGTCAGGAAGGAGGCGTGGCTGTTCTTGCTTGGGGTGTATGATTGGTACAGCACGGCAGACGAGCGCAAGGCACAAGCGGCATCGTTAAGAGACGCTTACATCAAGCTCAAGGGCGCCTGGTGGGAGCGGCAGGTTGATTTGGGTGGTGAGGGCGAAGAGGGTGAGTGGTGGAGAGAGCAGCGAAACAGGATCG AGAAGGATGTTCATCGAACAGACCGAAACGTCCCAATCTTCGCCGGCGAAGACATCCCCCACCCCGACCCCGACTCCCCCTTTGCCTCCACAGGAACCAACGTCCACATGGAGCAGCTGAAGGACATGCTTTTGACCTACAATGAGTACAACAAAGGTCTGGGCTACGTCCAAGGCATGTCCGACCTGCTCGCCCCCATCTACGCCGTCCTGCAAGACGATGCCCTCGCCTTCTGGGCGTTCCAGCACTTCATGGACCGGATGGAGCGCAACTTCCTTCGCGACCAGTCCGGTATGCGGGCACAGCTCCTGGCGCTGGACAACCTGGTCCGTTTCATGGATCCAAAACTGTACGCCCATCTCGAGTCGGCCGACAGCACGaacttctttttcttcttccgcaTGCTGCTGGTGTGGTACAAGCGTGAGTTCGAGTGGGCAGACGTTTTACGCCTGTGGGAGGCGTTGTGGACGGATTACCTGAGCAGTGGGTTCCACTTGTTCATTGCGCTGGCAATTCTGGAGAGACATCGTGATGTGATCATGACGCATTTAAAACACTTTGATGAGGTGTTGAAGTATG TGAACGAACTGTCCACCACAATAGACCTAGAATCCACCCTCATCCGCGCCGAAGCCCTCTTCCAGCGCTTCCGCCGCCTAGTCGAAGCCATCGACAGGAAGGACCACTTTCCCGGTCCTAGGAGGCCGTTATCAACagcctcgtcctcatcggtATCAGCCGCTCTGGCAGATGCGGAGGGTTCAAAATCATCCAGTCCTCCGTTGCCGCCTCGGCCTCAATCAGGGCCTAGGACAGCGTCTTCCCCCTCAGCAGCTACGACCAAGGATAACAAGGGCAAGACTACGGCTACGGCTACGGCGGAAGAAGACAAAGCGATAGTAGAAAAGATCGTCACGCCGGCGCTGAGGAAGCTGTTGAGTCGGGAGGTGGAGATCATACGTGCTCCGGCGAGGGAGGGGGCTGGATATCCGACTAGGGAGCGTGCTTAA
- a CDS encoding phospholipase A2 — MGEEQQERDRDAIADLIVTYNELNSSFIEELHEEPSALEFMRFVARNTPFVVRGGAANWKATQTWTAEYLSNFLGDETVNVAVTPFGNADAPTVHPETGALVFAKPHEEDQSFSDFLTYVIHQEKTQGLRKSEVRYAQTQNDNLRQEYSSLYSAVPPTIPWARIALSDPHRLGPDEEAQPEAINLWIGNSLSTTALHKDNYENVYVQIRGRKHFVLLPPHCLSCVNERELESGGYVRRKKQKGENEDEEGDENGEEENGEEEIGDKGGMELVMEKDSETGKEVTVPFAIWDPDKPEENATRYSKLAEPMRVTLEEGDMLYLPAMWYHKVSQSCSQEGICVAVNYWYDMDFTGPLYPFTSFVRAVNQQQQHNKKNAESP, encoded by the exons ATGGGAGAGGAACAGCAAGAACGGGACCGCGATGCTATTGCAGACCTGATCGTCACCTACAATGAACTCAACAGCTCCTTCATCGAGGAGCTCCACGAAGAGCCCAGTGCGCTCGAGTTTATGAGATTCGTAGCTAGGAACACCCCTTTTGTCGTAAGAGGCGGTGCCGCAAACTGGAAGGCAACCCAGACATGGACCGCCGAGTATCTTTCCAATTTCCTTGGGGATGAGACGGTCAATGTTGCCGTTACTCCTTTTGG AAACGCCGACGCCCCAACTGTCCACCCCGAAACCGGCGCTTTAGTATTCGCCAAACCTCACGAAGAAGACCAGTCCTTCAGCGACTTCCTCACCTATGTGATTCACCAAGAAAAGACCCAAGGACTTCGCAAGTCCGAGGTTCGCTATGCTCAAACCC AAAACGACAACCTCCGACAAGAATACTCCTCCCTCTACAGCGCCGTGCCCCCCACCATCCCCTGGGCGCGCATCGCCTTGTCAGACCCCCACCGTCTCGGCCCCGACGAGGAGGCCCAGCCAGAAGCCATCAACCTCTGGATCGGCAACTCCTTGTCCACCACCGCTTTACACAAGGACAACTACGAGAACGTCTATGTCCAGATCAGGGGGAGAAAACACTTTGTGCTGTTGCCGCCGCACTGTTTGTCTTGTGTGAATGAGAGAGAATTGGAGAGCGGGGGGTAtgtgaggaggaagaagcagaaaggagaaaacgaggatgaggaaggggatgagaatggagaggaggagaatggagaggaggagattggTGATAAGGGGGGAATGGAACTGGTCATGGAAAAGGACTCGGAAACCGGCAAAGAAGTCACGGTCCCCTTCGCAATTTGGGATCCCGATAAGCCCGAGGAGAACGCGACGAGGTATTCGAAACTGGCGGAGCCGATGAGGGTGAcgctggaggagggggatatGCTTTATTTGCCTGCTATGTG GTATCACAAGGTCTCTCAGTCTTGCTCGCAAGAAGGGATTTGCGTTGCTGTGAACTATTG gtacgacATGGACTTCACCGGGCCTCTGTACCCGTTTACATCCTTTGTGAGAGCAGTCaatcagcaacagcagcataACAAAAAGAATGCAGAGTCGCCATGA